Sequence from the Thermoplasmatales archaeon genome:
AGTAGTTGGAACTATATTGCTTCTTGCAATCGCAATAAGCACATTCTCAGTTGTTGCAGTATATGTATTTTCAATAAATCAGCCAGAAAATACTCCAAATGTAACTCTCGTTGGATATGTAAATGAAATAGAGCATGTGGTAATAGAGCATAAGGGAGGAAAAAGCCTTGAATTGCAAAATTTGAGAATAGTTGTATGGAAAGGAGAAAAAAATAGCTCATCATTTTCTTTTGATGAGAACGAAGAAATGGGAGAAAATGCAAAATTTTTCAAGATTAATTCAAACCATAGATGGGAAATAGGGGAATATGTTGATATAAATGCTACCGCAGTGTTTGGAAATATAACATACTGGCAGATAAGTGCAGTTATAGTTGATAAGGAAAGCAATTCAATAATTTTTTCTGGAGTACTTCAACCAGGAGTAACAGATTATATAGTAAAGTCGGATGATGATCTGGAAAATGCCGCGGACTTTTCCTGGACGCCAAATCCAGCTTGCATCTATACTTATGTAAGATTTATTGATCAATCAAAATATTCACAATACATAATTTCATGGAATTGGGACTTAGGAGATGGGAATACAAGTAATGAACAAAATCCAACACATACTTATTCGAATCCATCAACATATAGAGTTACTCTGAATATAACATATCCTTCTTCAATAGTAGCTCCTGGAGTAAAAAATTGGGATACTTGTAGCAAAGATGTTTATGTATCGGATGTTCCTATAATAAATTATAGTCCAGGAATAGCAACAACTGGCGACCCATATACTTTTTCAGTAGAGGTAATTGATTCAGATGGTGTTTCAGCAGTATATGTTGAATACTGGTTTAACGGTGGCGCGCATACAAATGGAAGTATGGAGAAAAATGGAGATGTGTGGGAATATACAATAGATGTCCCGCTAAATAGTTTAGCTCCACTTTATTATATTATTTCCGCGGAGGATACTTATCATTTCTGGAACAATACTGGAACTTTAACAACTGAAGTAAAAGATAATGACCCACCAGAAATAGTTGATTATTCTCCTTCAAGCGGAACAACAGGCGATCCATATACATTTTTAGTAAATGTTACGGACAATATAGATAGCGGAGGCAGTATAGCAGTTTGGATAAACTGGGTTCATGGTTCAAAGGAGGGAAACAACTCCGCTAATTACATAGGCAATAACAATTACACCTTGACAATAAACTTAGACAATAACTCAATAAATAACATGCTCTACATCATTTGTGCTATAGATTCTTCTGGAAATGCAAATTCCACAAACCAGAAGAGTGTAACAGTTTCAGATAATGACCCCCCTATAATCACAGATTACAGCTCTCAATGGGCATTCTGGAATGATGATTATATTTTTAATGCTTCGGTAGTTGATAATATAGCGGTTGCTAATGTAT
This genomic interval carries:
- a CDS encoding type IV pilin, with the protein product MKKAKIFGFGNSGVSEVVGTILLLAIAISTFSVVAVYVFSINQPENTPNVTLVGYVNEIEHVVIEHKGGKSLELQNLRIVVWKGEKNSSSFSFDENEEMGENAKFFKINSNHRWEIGEYVDINATAVFGNITYWQISAVIVDKESNSIIFSGVLQPGVTDYIVKSDDDLENAADFSWTPNPACIYTYVRFIDQSKYSQYIISWNWDLGDGNTSNEQNPTHTYSNPSTYRVTLNITYPSSIVAPGVKNWDTCSKDVYVSDVPIINYSPGIATTGDPYTFSVEVIDSDGVSAVYVEYWFNGGAHTNGSMEKNGDVWEYTIDVPLNSLAPLYYIISAEDTYHFWNNTGTLTTEVKDNDPPEIVDYSPSSGTTGDPYTFLVNVTDNIDSGGSIAVWINWVHGSKEGNNSANYIGNNNYTLTINLDNNSINNMLYIICAIDSSGNANSTNQKSVTVSDNDPPIITDYSSQWAFWNDDYIFNASVVDNIAVANVYVTYWIDNGSQTNNSMSLTGNYYTYTYHITASGTTLYYKFSAKDTSNNWAETAIFSRTLYWGHVYNVDQGEWYNEIYDATKEANPGDTIYVYPGTYYTHGGGNQDIVINKNGVELIGGSSPDTIILVSQQDGITVTASNVLIKNITMIKNSNSPQGKEFKKGIYLNGASNVTIENCNISEAAQSAIYVTASHDILINNCTLYKNLQHGVYIGGGSYNVNVSSTHIYQNSENGILIEQSNSNIVYNNQIHNNSKGVYLYRALYNNITQNNIYWNDIGISLQGTNQEKTKLNIIYSNTIHHNQDGIYFVEYSTNNNITYNTIHNNTRLSSIGYGIRIVFATNKENNQNYIYKNNLINNQVNGYDECNNYWDNGSFGNYWSDYTGSDGNGDGIGDTPYSIPGGNNKDNYPLMNPI